A window of the Zeugodacus cucurbitae isolate PBARC_wt_2022May chromosome 2, idZeuCucr1.2, whole genome shotgun sequence genome harbors these coding sequences:
- the LOC128922572 gene encoding uncharacterized protein LOC128922572 — protein MLKTKMENNEYFNLVSQYLQNEEELMIGSAGILSFLDELPFSSSSESSSSSEESEREETSKCQNFCEVIDGYGENEFKSHVRLRRSTAEFLIEKYTNGIEPKTNTSGREIVPPRKKIYIYIWYISNTVTFRQLANLFGVSSSTAWTIVSGVPSWVIPISHEYVRCPNNTVAIATKRKFEARCGLPNVTGCIDCTHIRIKAPRENNENYFDRKHTYSIVLQAVVDADKRFVDVTCGEPGSLHDSRVLRRSHLFALAQTDSERLFPNEAFILGDSAYPATNWLVLAFEDYGNSTASQRNFNKLHSSTRIAVEKKKKNITFY, from the exons atgttaaaaacgaaaatggaaaacaacgagtattttaatttg GTTTCTCAGTATTTACAAAATGAAGAGGAGCTTATGATTGGGAGTGCTGGTATACTATCATTTTTAGATGAATTGCCATTTAGCTCCAGCTCGGAATCTTCCTCAAGCTCTGAGGAATCGGAAAGGGAGGAAACCTCTAAATGCCAAAACTTTTGCGAAGTCATTGATGGCTATGGTGAGAATGAATTCAAATCGCACGTGAGATTGCGGCGTTCGACCGCGGAATTTTTAATAG AGAAATATACAAATGGCATTGAGCCCAAAACAAATACTAGTGGAAGAGAAATTGTACCacctagaaaaaaaatttatatttatatttggtacATCAGTAACACCGTCACTTTTCGGCAGCTTGCTAATTTGTTCGGAGTGTCTTCTTCAACTGCTTGGACTATAGTATCGGGTGTGCCTAGTTGGGTTATACCGATTTCTCACGAATACGTTCGGTGCCCAAACAATACTGTCGCAATTGCAACAAAAAGAAAGTTTGAGGCAAGATGTGGTTTACCAAATGTTACCGGTTGTATAGACTGCACTCATATCCGTATAAAAGCTCCtagagaaaataatgaaaattatttcgaTAGAAAGCATACATACAGTATAGTGCTTCAAGCAGTTGTGGATGCTGATAAAAGATTCGTAGATGTAACTTGTGGTGAACCTGGTTCTCTTCATGACAGCAGAGTTCTTCGTAGATCGCATCTTTTTGCACTAGCGCAGACAGATTCAGAGAGACTATTTCCAAATGAGGCTTTCATTTTGGGCGATTCAGCATACCCTGCTACAAATTGGTTGGTACTAGCTTTTGAAGACTATGGAAACTCGACCGCATCGCAacgaaatttcaacaaattgcaCTCTTCTACACGTATAgctgtagaaaaaaaaaaaaagaatattacattttactga
- the LOC105215735 gene encoding glycine N-methyltransferase: MPASADSVFVARSAGISAEGVRDQYADGKAAKVWEIFIGDKNSRTENYKNFLVELLRSKGCKRILDVACGTGVDSIMLLEEGYEVVSVDASDKMLKYALKERWNRRKEAAFDRWVIEEANWLSLYDDIKPIVGEGFDAVICLGNSFAHLMDNSGEQLDHKQAIKNFQKCLKPGGILLIDHRNYDDILKTGDTPAKSIYYNTSHTADIKTSVLLYCGKPAMVTMDYQIEGNNLSSEFRLSYYPHALQSFTAILKEIFGEKSKHKLYGDFKEIQTEKKPAFYIHLIEKQ; this comes from the exons ATGCCTGCCTCTGCTGATAGTGTTTTCGTTGCCCGTTCTGCGGGTATATCCGCGGAAGGTGTACGCGATCAATATGCGGACGGCAAAGCGGCTAAAGTTTGGGAAATATTTATTGGGGATAAGAATTCACGTacagaaaattataagaatttCTTAGTTGAATTACTGCGTTCGAAAGGCTGCAAGCGTATTCTCGATGTGGCGTGTGGTACCGG CGTTGACTCGATTATGCTGCTTGAGGAAGGGTATGAAGTGGTTTCAGTCGATGCTTCCgacaaaatgttgaaatatgCACTGAAAGAGCGCTGGAATCGACGTAAAGAGGCAGCATTTGATCGTTGGG TGATTGAGGAAGCAAATTGGCTGTCCTTGTACGACGATATTAAACCAATTGTTGGCGAGGGTTTTGACGCTGTGATTTGCTTGGGAAATTCATTTGCCCATCTTATGGATAATAGTGGAGAGCAACTGGATCATAAACAAGCtattaaaaactttcaaaagtGTCTTAAGCCTGGTGGCATACTACTTATTGATCACAGGAACTATGATGATATTTTGAAGACGGGAGATACACCAGCGAagagtatatattataat ACAAGCCATACGGCTGACATTAAAACCTCTGTGCTCTTGTATTGTGGAAAACCCGCAATGGTTACCATGGACTACCAAATTGAAGGAAATAATTTGAGCAGCGAATTTCGACTTTCGTATTACCCACATGCACTGCAAAGTTTTACTGCAATACTCAAAGAAATTTTCGGAGAGAAATCAAAACATAAGTTATATGGTGACTTTAAAGAAATACAAACTGAGAAGAAACCCGCCTTTTACATACATCTTATTGAGAAACAGTGA